The Haloterrigena turkmenica DSM 5511 nucleotide sequence CTGGATCGGAGCGGACTGGGTGTCGCGGGCGCCCACATTGGTCTTGACAAGATCGAGGCCAACGCCGATGGCATCGCCGAGACGTACCGTGCACTCGGCTGTGAGACCGTCGCCGTCCCGTGGCTCGATCCGGAGCGCTTCGCCTCCGAAACGGCCGTCGAGGAAACGGCCGAGCGAGTCTCGAACGCCGCCGCAGCGCTGGCGGAGCACGGACTCGAGTTGCACTACCACAACCACGATCAGGAGTTCACCGAACTGGACGGCCGTCCCGCGCTGGAGTACCTGCTCGAGGCGACCGACGACGTCGGCCTCCAGCTGGATCTCGGGTGGGTCGGCGCGGCGGGGTACGAGCCGTTCTCGTTCCTCGAGGCGCACGCGGAACGGATCGACCTCGTGCACCTGAAAGATTACGACGCCGCAGCGGGCGAGACGGTAGAGGTCGGCGAGGGCGATCTGGATGTCGACGCGACTGTGGAATTGGTCAAGGAGCTGGAAGTCGATTGGCTCGTCTACGAGGCCGAAGACCGACCGGGCTCCTACGGGACGCTCGATCACGCCGCGGACATCGTCGAAGCGCACTGGTAACGCCGGACCAGCGACCGACCAAGCGTCAAGTACCTCCCGGTCAGCGAGGGATATCTCGGCGGACGCTCATCCAGAACACGGCGCTAACGATCGATCCAAAGCCGAGCACGATTACGAGGTTGAGTATCGCGAGCGTGTATGACTCGGTTCCGCGCTCGCCGAACAGGAGGGTGATGGCCGTGAGTACCAGCATGAACACGAGGAACAGCCAGAGCATCCCCAACTGCGTCTGGTAGTCACGGACGAGCGACCAGAACGATTCCTTCCAGGACATAGTACTCATCTGCGTCCGTCATCCGAATAAGCTTTTTCACCGTGTCGCGGACGTTCGACGGGCGGACGACGGACGCCCGCGAGGTCCGGAGACCGCGACGAAGGAACGGATGGCTCGAGGTTAGTCTGTGAGTTCGGGGCTATCCCAGTACTCGTGGTTCTCGTCTTCGCGGAAGCAGGCGACTGTCTGTTCCCCGTGTCGGTACCCGGGCGGCGTCTCCTGACGGCAGGCCTCAGTTGCCTTCGGACAACGCGTGTGGAATCGGCAGCCGCTCGGCGGGTCCACCGGATCGGGGACATCGATCTTTCGCATGGGCAGCTCGCCGGTCTCGCGCAGCGCCAGATCGGGAGTCGCCCAGCGCAGCACGTTTGTGTAGGGGTGCTGGGGATCGTCGATCATGTCCTCGGCGGGTCCGATCTCAACGAGTTCGCCGAGATACATTACGCCGATCTTCCCGCCGCCGTGGGCGGAGAAGTACCGCGCGTTCGAGAGGTCGTGGGAGATGAAGATATAGGACGTGTCGAACTCGTTCTGCAGATCGAGCATGAGGTCCATCATCTCGACGCGCAAGGACACGTCCAGCGCGCTGATCGCCTCGTCGGCGAGAATAACGTCGGGATTCATCAGTAGCGCGCGACACAGCGCGACGCGTTGCTGTTCGCCGCCCGACAACTGGTGCGGGTAGCGCTCCGCGAAGTCCGCAGGCGGGTTCATGCCGACCCGCTCCAACAGCGAGTAGATTCGGCTTCGCTTTTCCGAACGGCTGAGTTCCGGATTGACCTGTCGAAGCGGTTCGGACAGGATCGAGATGATCCGCCGATTGGGGTTGAGCGAGGCGCCGGGATCCTGGTGGATGATCTGAAGCGATGTCCGAACGTCCTCCCACTCCGTGTCGGTGTCGGCGTCGCCGTCGCGGATGGCCCAGATGTCTTCGCCACGGTACTTCACCGACCCGCCTGTGGGCCGCTGGAGGCCGATCGCCGTCTTCCCGAGCGTCGTCTTGCCACAGCCGCTCTCTCCGATGAGCGAGATGACGTCGTTCTCCTCGATGTCAAGCGACACGCCGTCGACCGCGCGGACCGTCTCAGAGTCACCGAAGTTCAGCAGTCTTTCGTTGGTGAAGTGAACCTTGACGTCTTCGAGCGAGACGAGTGGTTCGGCACTCATCGGCTCTCACCTCCCGCAGTGCCACCCAGCGAGTCTTCGTAGACGAGTGGCACCTCATCGTACGACTCCCGCCAGTGATAGCAGGCCGATCCGTGGTCGGGGGCGACATCGTGGTAATCGGGCACGTCCGTCCGACACTCTTCACTCGCGAGCGGACAGCGCGGATGATACGCGCACCCGGACGGCATGTTGATCGGAGCGGGGCTCTGGCCC carries:
- a CDS encoding sugar phosphate isomerase/epimerase family protein, with product MTSFGFQLYSLHAVDDQLPAVIERVGETGFEGVEFAGLSDADVESVDAALDRSGLGVAGAHIGLDKIEANADGIAETYRALGCETVAVPWLDPERFASETAVEETAERVSNAAAALAEHGLELHYHNHDQEFTELDGRPALEYLLEATDDVGLQLDLGWVGAAGYEPFSFLEAHAERIDLVHLKDYDAAAGETVEVGEGDLDVDATVELVKELEVDWLVYEAEDRPGSYGTLDHAADIVEAHW
- a CDS encoding oligopeptide/dipeptide ABC transporter ATP-binding protein, whose protein sequence is MSAEPLVSLEDVKVHFTNERLLNFGDSETVRAVDGVSLDIEENDVISLIGESGCGKTTLGKTAIGLQRPTGGSVKYRGEDIWAIRDGDADTDTEWEDVRTSLQIIHQDPGASLNPNRRIISILSEPLRQVNPELSRSEKRSRIYSLLERVGMNPPADFAERYPHQLSGGEQQRVALCRALLMNPDVILADEAISALDVSLRVEMMDLMLDLQNEFDTSYIFISHDLSNARYFSAHGGGKIGVMYLGELVEIGPAEDMIDDPQHPYTNVLRWATPDLALRETGELPMRKIDVPDPVDPPSGCRFHTRCPKATEACRQETPPGYRHGEQTVACFREDENHEYWDSPELTD